The Mustela nigripes isolate SB6536 chromosome 6, MUSNIG.SB6536, whole genome shotgun sequence DNA window TGGTCTCCCTGCGTGCTGCCTTTTACTCTCCACAGCAGCTGCCGGCTGGTTCTTCAGCCTTCTAGTGGCTGTACTTGGCAATCACAGCGCAAACCCATAATCCCTGATTCTGCTTGACCTCTGAGCTCTCCAGCTTTATAGACTGTGACCACACTAGCTTTGTAGTCCTTGTCACACCAACCTGGTACCATTCTCAGGGCTCCTACGTAAGCCCTTCTCTGGAATGTTCCTCCTGTATTTTTCTAACCAAGTGTTTGGTCGGATGTCCTCCCACAGTTCCCTTCTCTCTACACAGCATGCACGGTACAGCCAGTATGGAACTGCTCTGTGCTCTTCCATGGTGCTTGTTTCCTGAAAATGCTCGTTCATTTTCCATCACGGAAAATAAAAGCACCGTGAAGAGCAGAGACTTACTTCTCTACATGCTCTTCCAGATCCTCTCCTACTGAATGGGTAGCTCCCTGTGTCCGTGCCAGCAACCCTGCTCCTTTCTGGCACCTACCTTTGGTCACATACAGGTAGAAGAAGTCACAGTAGAAGATGGTCTGTACTACTCCAGACACCACTGCGATCTGGTCGTAGAAGTTCTCCGTCTGGTACCGTCTGATCCAGTTGGCCAGGTAGAGCGCCCGGTACAGCCCAAGAAAGAACAGGTAGTGAGTAGTGATGGTCTCCGCCTCTCCGGTTTTACTGATCATGAAGAGCTGGGGCAGGATGGCCACTGATTCCAGGTAGATGGAGAAAGTCCagaggatctgagccaaagaggTGACCAGAGGAGGTGGATCAAGACCATGAAGGGacccatttctttaaaagaatgtaatcactaaaatagtaatatttactGGAGTAATCTagtgaagcaaaaagaaaagtttctgaaATAATCAGCGTGTCATTCTACCCCTgtctctaaatataaaatatttctaaaagaggaaagcaaactgctgtttttgtttttttgtttacatCCAATGAACATTTCTTCAGAACATAGTTTTTAATTGTTGGCAGAACCTTATTGTCTAAACTGGTCTTAATTGAAGCCATCGTTTCTCAGAATGCAGTCCGTGAACACTGGCTGGCAGTCCCCCAGATTCTTGGGCTGCAGCCCAGATCAGCCCAGCCTGGACTGTGCTCTAGAAGCCACCTGTTGGACAGAAGTTCTCAGCCGTAAGTTGGTGTTGTGATGGGTGCTGCTTTGTTGACATAATGACCATCTGGATGTCCCCATTTTCAAATTAccaatttttaaacttctaacaATATAGGAGTCATCGTCTGGCTGTACCACAAAGCAAGCCCAGATACTACAGAGGATCCGGAGGGAAGGATGTCAGGGAACATGTTTACTTTACCTTTCAGAATTAATACTCTGGCTCCCTTCCCTTACCTCCAGGGGAGTAAAACTGTAGTTCTCAAGGAAGGAGAGGCCAATGACAGGGACCAGAAGAAACTCCAGGCGGAACGTGTCATTCTCACTGTCGAATGTTTTCCGAAATTTCCCATAGATCATGTACACTGTGATATAGGCACAGAGGAGAAAAACCACCTAACAAGGGAAAGAGACACATGGGAATCAAGTCATTTTTCCAACCTGTTTCCTGGGCTCCCAAGCCACCCTGAGTTGGGACCTTCCCAATCAAGAGCTAGTGCATTGGCCCAAGGGGGACAAAGCGAAATGTGTGTGCAATTTCTCCTGAGTCACTGGCCTAGATTCTGAAGTGAATGACCCTTTGGTTAAGCAacttgatgcttttttttttaatttactttttttttttttaaatattttatttatttgacagagatcacaggcagagaggcaggcagagagagaggaggaagcaggctccctgctgagcagagagcccgatgatgcggggctcaatcccaggaccctgggatcatgacctgagccgaaggcagaggctttatttaacccactgagccaccctggtgccccagtaACTTGATGCTTCTAATGACGACTGAAGGCACTAATCATGACAACTTGAAGGTGCCCAGGCTTTTCCTTAGTGCAGAGCATTAGGGAGAAGCCCAGCGTTGGTCTCTGTCCAGGGATTTAGCAGTGGCTAGAATTCCAGGGCTCTTAACTCAAACTCCTGGATCGGCCTCAGTGACTTGTGAGTACTCTTGCACTGGGACTGACAGCCTTTGAATCAGCTGATCCTTGCTCCTGCAgaaaagttctctttctttttttttttttttttttaaaagatttttttattttatcagagagagagagggggagagagcgcgcacaggcagacagaatggcagacagaggcagagggagaagcaggctccctgctgagcaaggagcccgatgtgggactcatcccaggacgctgggatcatgacctgagccgaagatagttgcttaaccaactgagccacccaggcgtcccgaaaagtTCTCTTTCTACTCACAGTAGCTGCCCTCCAGCATATGATGGTTTTATGGTTTGCCAGAAGTTTGCAAATTTgtgtgtgcatcagaatcacaaatggctgcctctttccctcctgccccGAGTTCCTACTGATTTCGTGGGTCTAAGTGGGCCTGAGGATCTGCATTTCCAGCAAGTTCTATGTGATGCTGATGCCGCTGGGTCCAGGAACTCACTGGGCTTAGAGAACTCCTATGTGTACTTCAAAACTCAGATAGTTTCTCACCAGAATGCCAAATATCCTTTGTGTCACCATAGTCCCATGGGAACACATTCACTGCCACCTGGGATCACATGTCctgtatatgtgtttttttcccctctgggaTATTTCTGTAAAAAGGTCCTGATTTGATGTCCACCTCCGAATCCCCAGCCCCTAACTCAGGGCCCAGCACAAAACATGctagaatgaaggaaggaaggaaggaagtggtgATCACTTCCTAACTTCATAAACGGAAAAACGCTTTTCTGAGGTTCCTACAATTCATCTGTGCCAAGGGCTGGGTCTACAGTCCATCTCAGCACTGTACAAATCAGATCCTCGGGTAAAGGAATGAACTAAGTAGGCAGTATTTGCTATTTCTGTGTTGACTTTACATGAAGACCGTGATTTTAGGACTTCAGACGGAAGGTCACACTGTTAACACTAACAACATCATAACATCTCTGATATGGAGGGGAAAGAGAACTTGCCTTGGTTAAGTATCTTCTAGGCCATTTACATATACTCTCTCAGATGAGAAAGTAAatgtatattgtaaatatatattcacaataGTCCTGCAACACAGAATTCCCCTCACATtgcctttcttaaaaaatggaactatTAGATCATGTGCCTAACTAAAAAcgacatttcccagcctcctctgcagATAAGGATGGTCACTAATGTGCAGGTGAGTTACTGGGTACAGTTTAGAGAAAGCTCTTTACAAAGGGCTTACCTGGCTGGCAGACACCCTATTGCTTTCTCGTCTTCTGCCTCCATCCTACCCAGAATGTGGTGTGATGGTAGGGAGTTCCAGCAACCATTTTGTGACCCTGAGGCAACCTCGAGGGTAGGTGTCACATTTGGACTCTGTATAATTTGCAGGGCCTCTTAActgaatttcaagatggcaacagCAAAGCGTTAAACCCAAGTGTGGGGCTCTTCTGAGCAACTGCGTGGGTCACACATCTGTGAGTCCTGGTCACACTGAAATGCTGCAGCAGAAAGTTAAAAGGAGCTGCCATCCCAGCCCTGGACTGCCTATCTCCAGATTCCATGTTAGGAGGAAGGTAAAGATAAACCTTAACTttctaaaaagtatttattttaaagagagcacgagcgggaggggcagagaccgagagagagagaatcaagcagattctgagctgagcacggagcccaaggtggggctcgatctcatacccctgagatcatgaccagagccgaaaccaagagccggacACTTAgcagactgcaccacccaggcacccctaaaataacttttatttaataaGTCTCTGTTACCAGCATCCAAGCAGTCACATCCCACTTTACTGACTTTGAAACCTGAGCTCCTTTCACTAACATACGTTGCCTTCAAGAGTTAGGATGgctgaagggcacctggctggctcagttaatgAAGCATGTGAACCTTGATCTTGAgtgaagagctttaaaaaaaaaagaaagaaagaaagaaagaaaaagagctagGATGGCTGATTAAAAGCTCAGAAAATGCCTCACCTCAACACAACCTCTAATGGTTATGGCCTAGACCCAAAGACCACTGAGTGGAACCAAGAAATGCTCAGTTTCTCCCATCAAACAGGGCCATGCTACAAAGCAACAGCATCCTATCACAAAACGAAGTCCAAGTCCAAACTTTTGACCTGCaccacctgccctcccccagccctctgaCAGCAGCCCTCgcctgctgggctccctgcctggcctgGAGTATACCATGCTTGTTCCCGTCCTCATGGTCTTTGTAAcagctgttccttctgcttggaaTACTCATCCTCTGATCATCCCACAGCTGGTTCCTTGTGTCACACAGACCTCGACATTGATGCCACCTCTTCAGAGAGGCCCTGCCTGGTCATACTCCCTGAACAGCTTCCTGTTCATTCTCTATCAcatcatccatttttaaaaactgtttttatggggcatctgggtggcttagttggttaagcatctgacttttgatttcagttcaggtcttgatctcatggtcaggAGTTCAAACCCCGAGCTCCACGCcgggcacggagcctacttaaaataaacaagcaggggcgcctgggtggctcagtgggttaaagcctctgccttcggctcgggtcatgatcccgggatcctgggatcaagccccaaatcaggctctctgctcagcagggagcttgcttcctcctctctctccgcctgcctcttctgcctacttgtgatctctgtctgttaaataaataaataaaatctttaaaaaaaaaggcaataaaactttttaattaaaggaaacgtcaccctattttaattatttgcataGGCTCACTCCTAATCAAAGgttttcttgcttattttattatttgtctcccCAATTAGAATAGAGGTtccaaggcgcctgggtggctcagttgattaagcaactgccttcagctcaggtcatgatcctggagtcccgggattgagttcccacatcgggctcccagctccatggggagtctgctgctccctctgacctcctcccctctcatgtgcgctcgctcgctcgctctctcgctctctctctcaaataaattaaaaaaaaaagaatagaggttCCATGAGAGCAGGAGCCTCCTATGTCTTCTTCAAGTACCTGGCTCAtagtaggtgctaaataaatagTTGTCAAATGGATGTTGGATGAATAATATCTCTGAAAGCTCAGGGTTTgtgtttgttgttggttttgtttgtttttgcttacttttttttttttttaaagattttatttatttatttgtcagagagacagcgagcacaggcagacagagtgccaggcagagtcagagggagaagcaggctccccgcacagcaaggagcccgatgtgggactcgatcccaggacactgggatcatgacctgagccgaaggcagctgcttaaccaactgagccacccaggcgtcccatgtttttgcttactttttaacCATTATAACCAATGCCAACCTTTACTGACTATTTAATATATGATGgctattggggcacctaggtagctcagtgggttgtgtctaactcgtggttttggctcagttatgatcttggggtcgtgagactgagatcaagcccaatCCCTgtttcaggctctgcactcagcgggaagactgcttgagattctctccctctgccctttgctCCCTGTCCCCCTCACCCCGCAGGCTTACATGTCGTGCACgctgtctctaaaaataaatcttttaaaatatatgatggCTACTGTGTATTTGCaggtattacctcatttaattttcaccacAAGGCCTCTGAGGTGAGTACTAGTATTATCTTCACCTTGTAAATGAGGAAAGGGAGGTACATGGAGGCCAGATGCCTTGCCCAAGCCCAGGTCCCATGCAGCTGCTAACAGAGGATTCACATCCGGGTTTGCCTGCCTCCACAGCCTGAGTTCCCAAGCACACGGTCTCAGTGTGCCGGGCTCCACAGGCCCTGCCACCATGGCCAACCCGCCCCTCACCTTCATGACTGTGTTGTAGATGGAGATGAAGTTGGTGAACAGGTCCAGGTACCTGGTGGTGAAGACAAGGGCAAAAAGGATCTGGCTCTTCCCGGAGATGCCTGTGGGCAAAGGAGGACAGGAGACGATAGAACACAGACTCCTGGGCCCACCAACACTCAAGAAGTCCAGAGCTTGAGCTGAAAAGGTGTGCAGGGTGTCCAGTCCCACTCAAGTGACAACACCCTGTCCCTGCACGGTCCCTCTCTGAGGGTCAGCAACGGCCCTTCCTGCTGGATCCCTTGAGTTCCTCTCATGTGCACAGACACCGGGTTCCCAGGGCCCCGGCACGGGCCTGCCCAGGTTCGGCTCTCGCCTTCAGGGAGGCTGTGGGGTGGTGTGGAGGCTTCTCTTCGCTCTGCCCCCAGAGTTCCACCAACGGTCCCCAAAGCtctgtcttttgcagagcaacTCACAGACTTTACAATGTGTTGACTCACAAGGGAGACCAGAGCAGGTGGAGGAAAAAGCAGGCCCAGTGGAGcgttgttttattttccaaactgtaaaaattaaaaatgccttttttttttacttacaaaagttctatttttacccttcgtaaaacaaaaaagagaatacatAGCTATAAATaagaaagcagcagcagcaatcaCCTGAATCCCAAAGACTCAGCGGGCACCTCCCAGATCTTCGCTTGTGCACACCTACGTGCACACATCGATTTGCCACAACCGGGGTCgtgcttctcatgctctctcctcacctgctttggtctctcttttttaacttttcattatttGGAGCTAATTTTAGATTGGCAGAATTGTAAAGATAGTCCCGATCGGTCCCACAcacccttcacccagcttcccctaaCGTTGACATCTTGCTTAACCACAGGACATTTGCCAAAAGGAAGACATTCACATGGACATGGCACTGCCGACCAAACTCCGGGCTTTAGTCCGGTTTCTCCCAACTGCCCGCTGACATCCCTTTTGTGTCCCACAAACCAATCCAGGAATCAGCACTACATTGAATCTCCCTGTGGCCACTTCTGCCACATCACGGAGGTGGGTCCAGGGCAAAGGGAGCCCTGCCCTACCCACCCCCAAGCCCCGCCCCCCGCTTCCTCTCACCCGACAGATAAGCCCACACCAGTGTGGACACCTCAGCAAACCACTCCCAGCCGTGATGCCTGTGTTTCTGATCCGAAGGTCAACTCTGTCCTCActcacccagcctccccagaGCCAGCGGAGGACAGTGTCTGTTCAGAACCACATCCTTCCCATGGCTTCTGCGACCATCCACACCACTGGCTCACCACCCCTGGCCATTCATTCCTGTCCTCATCACCTGATCGTTGGAGGGCTACCCCGGCTTTTCCCAGTCCCTAAACCAGGGATGTCCCGGGTCCAGACACTCCTCCGAGTTCCAGCCTATGGGTGCGAGCCTGACcgacctccccatccccccctcaagcccctcctcctctctcccttcctttgagAATGCCACCATTGTCCCCTCCATGCTCAAGCCAGGAAACCGAGAGCCATCCTAGGGTCCCTCCCCTGTGttcctccccctctgtcttcCCCAGCTCCACTACCCCCACTTCCAtgccccctgcccacccagcaCCCTACCTGGTGGTCTCCCTGGTCTCCCCAAGTCCGACCTTGCTGCCAAACCCCACTCCATTTCACTTCCCGACCAACGGCCTATAGGTAAGGAAAATGCCTGGGGACTTTGGCACCGAGAAGTGACCATTACTTGATTAAGGGTTTGGTTCCTTTATTGGCCTCAGTGGTGCCTTATCTAGTCCTCTGGGGCTGGgacattttggggggaggggacatggattttctttctttttatttttaaagattttcatttattagggagagggagaagcaggctgcccactgagcagagagcccgatgtggggctccatcccaggaccctgagatcatgacccgagctgaaggcagaggcttaacccactgagccacccaggcaccccgaggggGACAACTTTAAAGACTGAGAATGGATACCGCCGAAGCCCTCAGGTTCTGGAGAGCGCGGGGGGCCCGTGCCAGTCTTCCTACCAGCATGGCAGGCCTGAGTCCCACCGTCCTCACTGTGAAATGAGCAGACTCACACAGGTGGGACAGGACTTGGCCAGAGTGCCTGCCTGCGGGTCTGGGCCTTGGACTTGCGGCAGTGGGGCTGGCTCGGGGGGGAGGGAGCCCACCCCTAGGCATGAGGCGTGGAGTCCAGTCCAGTCCAGCAATGCTAACCTGAGGCCAGCACTGGGCTATGCTGCTGCTGCCCCATCCCACAGAAGCCTTGCAGAGAGGTCCTCAGTACCATTTAGGAGGGTCCAGGAGGGGCGTCTAGTAGGGGACAATTTGCTACCTGCCCCCACGGCCTTCCCCTCCCCGGTTCCGAGGCTTTGCTCACATTTTCCTCAGTGCTTGGGAGTCCTGGCAATCTTGAGCACCAAGGTTTTCCCACTCCCTGGAACACAGTGAAAAATTTCCACCAGCGctagccacacacacacagacccaggATGTGGGAACGAACAGGAGCTGGTCCCTGGCCAGAGTCCCTCAGGGAATGGGGGTGTGAGGGGGTACGACACATGTGAGCACATACGGGACCCACGGAGCCCTCCCTCCACTtcacacatggggaaactgaggtctgagGTCACACGGTGCGTCAGTGGCTGAATGAGAACTAAGTCCCAGTGTCCCACCtctgtgggggatgggagaggtgGTCAGTGAGGGTCTCCCCAGGCTCTGCATCTCGGGGTGGGCAGGGCTAGCACCGGGCACCTCACCTCAGATCCCAACCAGGCCTGTGGCCACCCCTCTCCACACACGCACGCACGGGATGCCCCACCCAGCGGCCCTTCGCCTTTTCCTGTAGCACTTAGCACGTCTGACACACCGTGTCATTTACTTGGCTGCTCTGGCCGCTGCTTGTTGGCAGTCTCCCACCGCTGGAAAGCCTGCCCCCTGGGGCCCGGGGCCCTGCCCCTGTGGTCCCAGTTCTGTCCAGGGGGCCTAGGGCCGTGCTGGTAGAGCGGGGTGGGGAAGAGCGCCCCCTCCTGGCCATGGTTGCTCATCCCAGCCCGGGCCCTCTGCGGAAGCGCAGGGACAGGCCCAGCTAGATTCCTCCCCTCACCGGAGCTGCCTCACTCCCCCGAGTGGGAATCTGAGGGGCCGTGAGGGCCTGTCTCTCCAGAGGCGGAAAACTGGAATGGCCTGCAGGTCCAGAACCACTCCGTCTGCAATGCCTCCCACGCCAGCACCCACCCCTCACCCTCCGCAAGCCTCCCGGGCTGGCTGACTCCCCactgccctctctgcctcctccctggagGGGCCACACAGCTTTCGGAGTGACCTGCTTCAGGTCCCTTCtgggccccctcccccgctccccaaACTTCCATCACTCCCCAGTCCCAACTCCCTACCCTGAAAGTCAAGGCCCCCCTGCCCCTCATCTCCCTTACAGAGACCCCCGAATCAGGCTGCTCACTCTCCCTGGGAAGTGCCCTGCCTTCTGCGACCTGTAGGCTTTTGTGCCCCCAGTGCCCTCCGCGCAGCGCACCCTTCCTGGGCGACACCCTGCCCATCCTCTGGGACCCAGCGGATCTGCTCCCTCCACGaagccttggggggggggggtctgctctctgcctccttggcCCCCTCCTAGCCTGCACCGTCCTCTATACCCCCTTGCCCCCATGCCAAGCACAGGGTGGGCACCTCGGGACCGCAGGGGACAAAGATGGCTGCAGCAGCCTCTTAAGGCACGGAGTCTGTGGGGTCACCACCAGCCCCATCTCGAAACTTCTCTAAACCCCCAGCGGGGCTTCCAGACTGCTGGGCCAGAGGGGGACCTCTCCTGCCATCCCTGGGCTTCTGCTCATGGGGAGCTCCCTGCGCACCAGGGCCAGGCCAGGTGTCCCTCCTGCCACATCACAGCCTCCTGCGGGAAGGGAAGAGGgcccaggagggggcaggggcgagtggtggggaaaggaaggagcagGCCCCGGGAATTGGAGGCCACTTCCTGCCTGCatacctcccccacctccagatCCCACCCTGGGCCGAAGGCCTCCAGCTCCTCCAGAGCAAAGGGAGCCACTGGCAGGAGGAGAGGGTCTCACCTCCTCCTaatctccctcctcttcccaccagCAGCGGCAATGCCAAGGCAGAGAAGGTGGGGGTGAGCCGAGGCACAAGCCCAGCCACCGTCCCTTTCTCCGCCAGCCCTTCTTTGATAAGGCAAAAACTTCAAATTTTCTTTGGAAGCTGAGCTGTGCAAAAACAAGTTTCTGGCACGGCCAAGCCGAAGCCCTCGCGCTGAAGGGAAATTcgggagcccccccaccccccacccccgccatcccAGCCTTGCACGGGCTGCCCGACCCAGGCCCACCtccgccccccacacacaccaccgCCGGGGGCGACCCTCACCCGCGCAGCTCTTGGACCTCCAGATCTTCCCCAGGAGCAAGATCATGGCCAGGAGGTGGCTCAGGTCGCCGAGGATCCGGAACACGTTCATGGTGCCCCCCGGCGGCCCCGCAGCGCGCGCCGCCACCTCCCGGGAAACTTTCTGGCGGGCGAGACGGCTGCCACGTCCCCGGCCCGGCTCTGGGTCCCGCGCGCCGCTGCCCGCGCTCCGAGCCCCGCgctccccgcccgccgccccctcGGCCAGCGCACACTCCCCGGCCGGGCGGTGACGTGGCCGGCCGGCCACCGTGCCAGGCGAGCCAGGAAGCGCCGCCGCCCAAGATCCCGCCTCCCGCCAGGCCCAGCGCCTCGGGCCTGGGGCGGGGCGGCCGGGCGAAACGGGGGGCTTCCGGCCGCGGCCTCTGCCACCCCCATCCTCCCACGGCCCCCGCGGTCTCCCGCGCGCCACCCTGAGCCAGCCACGGCGCCCCTGTCGCCCCTCAGTCCCCTCATCTGCACCCCGGGCTAATAAGGCGTGGGTcagggtggagtgggggggggggttctgcgGGCTGGCAGGCGTGTGCCTGGCACACGCCTAGGGTGCTGGAAGTACCCCTGAATGTGACCATCAACTTGGGGTTCAACTCCTCCTTGCTGGGAGCCGGATTCGCAGCTCACTCACCTGTTCACTGGGAGGCCCACCTGGTTCTGCCCTGACCAGCAGGAGGTGAAGCCATGGTGGTCAAGTTTGGAGTCAGGCTGACCTTGGGCTCAGCCTCCACGCTGTATGCCTTCCCATCCTGGCCGCAGTTGATTCATCTGTAGGATGAGGTTACTGTAGGGAAGATGTCTGTCAGGAGATCCAGGGACCCCctaatgttttcctttccttggtACAAGATGATACACAGGAGCACAGACCAGGAGATTCCAGAGGGCTGTGGGCTGTTGGCCACCAAGGTGGGAAGCAGGAAAGGGGCCAGCAGACAGGAGTCCTCCCAGTGCGTGTGGCCTGAGCAGGTCTGCCCACCCTCTCCGGGCCTTGGTCTCTGCATCCGTGAGAGCGGACCGCCTAAGCTAAGGGCCCTTATCACCACCCTCCTTTCGACCCCAGTAGGCCCTTGTCCCACCCAGGCCCTTCGTCTCTCCCTAAACACTGGCCTCCtcccgcccccatccccaccacagCCAGAGAGGCTTTGCTGTGATGGGATCTGAGACTCAGAGTGTGGTCTGAGGGCCCCCGCAGCATCTGCATCCGGGGCTGGGAATGCGGTCTGCAGCCCAGCTCAGCCTCACTGACTGAATCTGCGGGTGAACAAGATCACCGGCTGCTTCACAGGCACATGGAAGTCTGAGAGGCACTATTTCAACGATGCTGTGAGGGAGGTGCCGCTACTGGTCCCATCTGACaccggggaaactgaggcatgagaGGTTAAGTCATGCAAACTTTAAGTAGTGGAGCCTAGATTCCAACACACAGTCTGACTCCAGGATTTATGCAATTCGTGCGTtgttgttggtgtgtgtgtgtgtgtgtgtgtgtgtgtgtgtgtgtgtttaagactttattttaggggcacatgagtggttcagtccttaagggtctgccttcaggccatgatcccagggtcctgggatcaagcccctcgttgggctccctgcacagctggaagcctgcatctccctctccctctgcccctgcttgtgttccctctctcactgtgtctctgtcaggtaaataaataaaatccttaaaaaaaaaaaaaagatttattttaaagtggactcgaactcatgaccccaagattaagagctgCTTgctcctctgagccagccaggcacccccacggtttatgcaaataaattaatacattacACTGTGGGTCATCATGGGAGATGATGAGGTTTCTGCCACCAGAGGTAGGTGAGCGGGGGGGGGGTCCCCATTTGTCAAAGATGTCGCAGTGGGGACTCCTGCCCCAGCAGGGACATTGGGATGACAACAGCCATCAAGTAGTTCTCTCCAGGATGCTTTAAGTCCTCACCTTGCAGGTGACAGCTATGGAGGTCCAGGGAGGGGAGGTGCATAGGCCAAGTCTCTCTGGGAGGAGAAGCCGGGCACTCATCTCGGGGCTGTGACAGATTCTGAATGGGCTGCTCTGttccctgcttcccccccgccatCCTGCCCAGATGCCTCTCTTCCAGCGTTGCCCAGAGAAGGCGGTGGCTATTTAAACCCCTCAGGTGCGGCTACGGTTCTCGGCCCTCCCAGCTGGCATCTCCCGCTCAGCGCCCACCTCCTCCCCAAGCCAGGGAAAAGCACGTGCATTTGCCATTTGGTGAAACATCTGTCCTC harbors:
- the KDELR3 gene encoding ER lumen protein-retaining receptor 3, producing the protein MNVFRILGDLSHLLAMILLLGKIWRSKSCAGISGKSQILFALVFTTRYLDLFTNFISIYNTVMKVVFLLCAYITVYMIYGKFRKTFDSENDTFRLEFLLVPVIGLSFLENYSFTPLEILWTFSIYLESVAILPQLFMISKTGEAETITTHYLFFLGLYRALYLANWIRRYQTENFYDQIAVVSGVVQTIFYCDFFYLYVTKVLKGKKLSLPMPI